A region of Paenibacillus thiaminolyticus DNA encodes the following proteins:
- a CDS encoding YqeG family HAD IIIA-type phosphatase, with translation MLERLIPRLRVSSVYDIDLDKLAEQGIRGIITDLDNTLVGAKVPEATPELAAWLKEVDRRGFKVVIVSNNDHTRVSRFAVPLDLPFIHAARKPAQRAFRQALSLMGLKPDQTAVIGDQMLTDVLGGNRLGIFTILVQPIAIQDEGWGTRINRRIERYATARLKRRGLWHEEEKR, from the coding sequence TTGTTGGAAAGGCTTATTCCCCGTCTTCGGGTAAGCTCCGTATACGATATTGATTTGGACAAGTTGGCGGAACAAGGCATTCGCGGCATCATTACCGATCTGGATAACACGCTCGTCGGCGCCAAGGTGCCGGAAGCGACCCCGGAATTGGCGGCCTGGCTGAAGGAAGTCGACCGCCGCGGATTCAAGGTCGTCATCGTATCGAATAATGATCATACGCGCGTATCCCGGTTCGCCGTCCCGCTCGATCTTCCGTTTATTCATGCGGCCCGCAAGCCGGCGCAGCGAGCTTTTCGCCAAGCGCTGTCGCTGATGGGGCTGAAGCCGGATCAGACAGCTGTCATCGGCGATCAGATGCTGACGGATGTCCTGGGAGGCAACCGGCTCGGCATATTTACGATATTGGTGCAGCCTATCGCCATTCAGGACGAAGGCTGGGGAACCCGCATCAATCGGCGCATTGAGCGTTATGCCACGGCACGGTTGAAGCGAAGAGGATTGTGGCACGAGGAGGAGAAAAGGTGA
- the yqeH gene encoding ribosome biogenesis GTPase YqeH, translated as MKDNQEKQVCSGCGVTVQTGQADQIGYVPASALNRSPLICQRCFRIKHYNEAASVALDQDDFLRLLGRIGQEDALVIHIVDLFDFDGSVISGLQRFVGNNPVLLVVNKIDLLPRSTNWNRLTNWVQRQAKEHGLRILDVILVSAKRNAGFERLVEQMSHWRRGRDVYVVGATNVGKSTLINRLIGDYSDMDRELTTSRYPGTTLDLVHIPLDDGKHIIDTPGIVYTSRLTELASRQDLGALLPDKPLKPAVYQLNEGQTLFFGAFARFDFVEGERQSFTCYIANGLPIHRTKLERADALYEEHRGELLAPPTRERLDELPGWTKHQYRIGTGSETDIFISGLGWIKCNGKEGALVEIHAPKGVKVLTRRAMI; from the coding sequence GTGAAGGACAATCAAGAAAAGCAAGTATGCAGCGGCTGCGGTGTCACGGTGCAGACCGGGCAGGCCGATCAGATCGGCTATGTCCCGGCGTCCGCGCTGAATCGCTCGCCGCTGATTTGCCAGCGCTGCTTCCGGATCAAGCATTATAACGAGGCGGCTTCTGTTGCGCTGGATCAGGATGATTTTTTGCGTTTGCTGGGGCGAATCGGCCAGGAGGACGCGCTGGTCATCCATATCGTCGATTTGTTCGATTTTGACGGCAGCGTCATCTCCGGGCTGCAGCGGTTCGTTGGGAACAATCCGGTGCTGCTCGTCGTGAACAAGATCGACCTGCTGCCCCGTTCGACGAACTGGAACCGCTTGACGAACTGGGTACAGCGGCAGGCGAAGGAGCATGGCCTCCGCATCTTGGACGTCATTCTCGTCAGCGCCAAGCGCAATGCCGGCTTCGAACGGCTTGTGGAGCAGATGAGCCATTGGCGCCGCGGCCGCGACGTCTATGTCGTCGGGGCGACGAACGTAGGCAAGTCCACGCTGATTAACCGCCTGATTGGCGATTACAGCGATATGGATCGGGAGCTGACGACATCCCGTTACCCGGGAACGACTCTGGATCTCGTACATATTCCGCTGGATGACGGCAAGCATATCATTGATACGCCAGGCATCGTCTACACGAGCCGCTTGACGGAATTGGCCAGCCGGCAAGATCTGGGGGCCCTCCTGCCAGACAAGCCGCTCAAGCCGGCGGTCTACCAATTGAACGAAGGCCAGACGCTGTTTTTCGGAGCGTTTGCGCGCTTTGATTTTGTGGAAGGCGAACGCCAATCCTTTACATGCTATATCGCAAATGGGCTTCCGATCCACCGGACGAAGCTGGAGCGGGCAGACGCTTTGTACGAAGAGCACCGCGGGGAGCTGCTGGCGCCGCCGACACGGGAGCGACTGGATGAGCTTCCGGGCTGGACGAAGCATCAGTATCGGATCGGGACAGGCTCCGAGACCGATATATTCATCTCAGGGCTCGGCTGGATCAAATGCAACGGCAAGGAAGGGGCGCTCGTGGAGATTCACGCGCCCAAGGGGGTCAAGGTGCTGACCCGCCGCGCGATGATCTAG
- the aroE gene encoding shikimate dehydrogenase: MVRNEQAGTIRPPAAIDSSTAVFAVIGDPIKHSKSPLMHNAALRELGLNAVYTAFHVAPERLEQAVQGMRALGIGGMNVTIPHKEAVMAHLDEVDESATVIGAVNTIVNRNGRLIGYNTDGLGFVRSLQEEMISDLRQSRILLIGAGGAARGIAYALLKAGCRSLHIANRTLGRAEALASDLSAFGTVSAVQLGERPAIDAREVDIVIHTTSVGMHPDVNALPFDPDWLRPDMIVSDIVYNPLETALLREASKRGCRTHSGLGMFVYQGAIALELWTGAAAPAALMREQVWNTLRHD; encoded by the coding sequence ATGGTACGGAACGAACAGGCAGGGACGATTCGGCCTCCGGCGGCCATCGACAGCTCGACCGCTGTGTTCGCGGTCATCGGTGATCCGATCAAGCATTCCAAATCGCCGCTGATGCATAATGCCGCCCTGCGGGAGCTGGGGCTGAACGCCGTATATACGGCGTTCCATGTCGCGCCCGAGCGGCTTGAGCAGGCTGTGCAGGGCATGCGCGCTCTGGGCATCGGCGGAATGAACGTGACTATTCCGCACAAGGAAGCGGTCATGGCGCATCTGGACGAAGTGGATGAGAGCGCGACTGTCATCGGCGCCGTCAATACGATCGTCAACCGGAATGGCCGGCTGATCGGCTACAATACGGACGGGCTCGGGTTCGTCCGTTCGCTGCAGGAGGAGATGATCTCCGATCTCCGCCAGTCCCGGATCTTGCTGATTGGGGCCGGCGGGGCCGCGCGCGGCATCGCTTATGCGCTGCTGAAGGCGGGTTGCCGCAGCTTGCATATCGCCAACCGCACGCTGGGACGGGCCGAAGCGCTGGCAAGCGATCTGTCCGCCTTCGGAACGGTATCTGCCGTCCAGCTTGGCGAGCGGCCCGCGATCGATGCGCGCGAGGTGGATATCGTCATTCATACGACCTCGGTCGGCATGCATCCGGACGTGAATGCGCTGCCGTTCGATCCGGACTGGCTGCGGCCGGATATGATCGTAAGCGACATTGTCTACAATCCGCTGGAGACGGCCTTGCTGCGGGAAGCGAGCAAGCGCGGCTGCCGCACGCATAGCGGGCTCGGCATGTTCGTCTATCAGGGCGCGATCGCGCTGGAGCTGTGGACGGGAGCCGCTGCGCCAGCCGCCCTGATGCGGGAGCAGGTATGGAATACATTGCGTCACGACTAA
- the yhbY gene encoding ribosome assembly RNA-binding protein YhbY, protein MLTGKQKRYLRSLAHHVQPIFQVGKGGTNDQLIRHIEEALEVRELIKVSILNNCMDDRFEVADELASRSGAELVQVIGKTIVLYKESAEHKQIELP, encoded by the coding sequence ATGTTAACAGGAAAACAAAAGCGCTATTTGCGCTCGCTCGCACATCATGTGCAGCCTATTTTTCAAGTAGGCAAAGGGGGAACCAATGATCAGCTTATCCGTCATATCGAGGAAGCGCTGGAGGTGCGCGAGCTGATCAAAGTATCGATCTTGAACAACTGCATGGACGATCGCTTCGAGGTGGCGGACGAATTGGCAAGCCGCTCGGGCGCCGAGCTGGTCCAAGTCATCGGGAAGACGATCGTGCTCTACAAGGAATCGGCTGAACATAAGCAGATTGAACTGCCATAA
- a CDS encoding nicotinate-nucleotide adenylyltransferase, which produces MRQIGIMGGTFNPIHLGHLVAAECAREAANLDEVWFMPAHVPPHKTNHPQADGKHRLEMTRLAIAGNPSFRASDWELARGGVSYTYDTVLSLRAVYPDVSWHWIIGADMVAYLPKWHRIDELMRLIRFVGLHRPGILWNEEKLPQAWQGRILAADMPQMDISSTDIRQRRAAGRSIRYLVPEAVEHYMARWGLYEADAPAID; this is translated from the coding sequence GTGAGACAAATCGGGATTATGGGCGGGACGTTCAATCCGATCCACCTGGGGCATCTGGTGGCCGCCGAATGCGCCCGCGAAGCCGCAAATCTTGATGAGGTGTGGTTCATGCCCGCTCACGTGCCGCCGCACAAGACGAATCATCCTCAGGCGGACGGCAAGCATCGCCTGGAGATGACCCGGCTGGCTATCGCGGGCAACCCGTCGTTCCGGGCAAGTGATTGGGAGCTGGCCCGGGGCGGGGTGTCCTATACGTATGATACCGTCCTCTCGCTGCGGGCCGTCTACCCGGATGTAAGCTGGCATTGGATTATCGGCGCCGATATGGTTGCTTACTTGCCGAAGTGGCACCGGATCGACGAATTGATGCGTCTGATCCGCTTCGTCGGACTGCACCGGCCGGGCATTCTCTGGAACGAGGAGAAGCTGCCGCAGGCATGGCAAGGCCGCATCCTGGCCGCTGACATGCCCCAGATGGATATCTCTTCGACGGATATCCGGCAGAGAAGAGCGGCGGGACGCTCGATCCGCTATCTTGTTCCGGAAGCCGTCGAACATTATATGGCAAGGTGGGGATTGTATGAAGCTGACGCGCCAGCAATTGATTGA
- the yqeK gene encoding bis(5'-nucleosyl)-tetraphosphatase (symmetrical) YqeK yields the protein MKLTRQQLIESVQAQMPAARWKHTQGVMDTAVILARRFGADPEKADLAAILHDVAKYWPTDRMERVIREENLPPVLLEYDKQLWHAPVGAVVAARDYGVQDEEVLDAIRYHTSGRAPMTLLDKIVCLADYIEPGRDFPGVERIRELAGQDVNLALIAGFDSTIGFLLSQRRRIFPLTVTARNRLIEELEQY from the coding sequence ATGAAGCTGACGCGCCAGCAATTGATTGAATCCGTCCAGGCGCAGATGCCGGCCGCGCGCTGGAAGCATACCCAGGGCGTCATGGATACGGCCGTTATTTTGGCCCGCCGCTTCGGAGCGGATCCGGAGAAGGCGGATCTGGCGGCGATTCTTCATGATGTTGCCAAATACTGGCCAACCGACCGGATGGAACGCGTCATTCGCGAAGAGAATTTGCCGCCTGTGCTGCTGGAATACGACAAGCAGCTGTGGCACGCGCCCGTCGGCGCGGTCGTTGCCGCACGGGACTACGGCGTGCAGGACGAGGAGGTGCTGGATGCGATCCGGTACCATACATCGGGCCGGGCGCCGATGACATTGCTCGACAAAATTGTCTGTCTGGCGGATTATATCGAACCCGGGCGCGATTTCCCGGGCGTGGAGCGAATCCGGGAACTGGCCGGTCAGGATGTCAATCTTGCGCTCATCGCCGGCTTCGATTCAACGATCGGCTTTTTGCTCTCCCAGCGCCGGCGTATTTTTCCGCTAACGGTCACAGCGCGGAACCGGCTGATTGAAGAATTAGAGCAATATTAG
- the rsfS gene encoding ribosome silencing factor, with product MTIQPRELLDIVVAAAEDKKAMDLVVLDLQGISLVADYFVICHGNSDTQVQAITNEVRKKVHEAGVAVRGMEGLDSSRWVLLDLGDVVVHIFHREEREYYNIEKLWSDAKVVEMA from the coding sequence ATGACCATTCAACCAAGAGAGCTGCTCGACATCGTCGTCGCGGCAGCGGAAGATAAAAAAGCGATGGATCTCGTCGTGCTCGATTTGCAGGGCATTTCTCTCGTCGCAGATTATTTCGTTATTTGCCACGGGAATTCCGATACCCAGGTACAGGCGATTACGAATGAGGTGCGCAAAAAGGTTCACGAGGCGGGCGTAGCGGTCCGGGGGATGGAAGGCTTGGATTCCTCGCGCTGGGTCCTGCTCGATCTGGGCGATGTCGTTGTCCACATCTTCCATCGCGAGGAGCGCGAATACTATAATATCGAGAAGCTGTGGTCTGACGCGAAAGTTGTGGAGATGGCATGA
- a CDS encoding CvfB family protein, producing the protein MTLTAGTITRLQVAREVSPYGYFLTDGEQDVILHYSELTGSVKPGDEVDVFLFYDTEDRLASTMKRPYLTLDQIAPLQVADVHPRYGCFLEMGIGRQLLLPKGELPDYEPLHPQVGDTVYVKMIHDRVGRLVARAALEQDLVPLAFHAPDAWRNTWHEAVVYRALKMGTFLVLDGGPIGFGAIGFLHESLRPRPLRLGEKVRVRVTHIREDGRVNVTMAERKEIGMDMDADRLFSFLRDRPNGAMPYSDETPADIVKQRFGMSKSAFKRAVGRLMRAGLVKQQGSWTELSEKGATIGADELQQILQTEKPAPPRPKKR; encoded by the coding sequence ATGACGCTGACCGCGGGCACGATAACACGGCTGCAGGTGGCGCGGGAGGTGTCGCCTTACGGCTACTTCCTGACAGACGGGGAACAGGACGTCATTCTTCATTATTCCGAACTGACAGGTTCCGTGAAGCCAGGGGACGAGGTCGACGTCTTTCTATTCTATGATACGGAGGATCGGCTTGCATCGACGATGAAGCGGCCGTATCTCACTCTCGATCAGATTGCGCCGCTCCAGGTGGCGGACGTTCATCCGCGATATGGCTGCTTCCTGGAAATGGGCATCGGGCGCCAGCTGTTGCTCCCGAAGGGCGAACTGCCCGATTACGAGCCGCTTCATCCCCAAGTCGGGGACACGGTCTATGTTAAGATGATCCACGACCGGGTAGGCCGGCTCGTGGCGCGGGCGGCGCTGGAACAGGACCTCGTTCCGCTGGCCTTCCATGCGCCGGATGCTTGGCGCAACACCTGGCACGAGGCCGTCGTCTACCGGGCGCTGAAGATGGGGACCTTCCTCGTGCTGGATGGCGGTCCGATCGGCTTCGGCGCCATCGGATTCCTGCACGAGTCGCTTCGGCCGCGGCCGCTCCGGCTCGGGGAGAAGGTGCGCGTGCGCGTCACTCATATTCGCGAGGACGGCCGCGTGAACGTGACGATGGCCGAACGCAAGGAGATTGGCATGGATATGGATGCGGATCGTCTGTTCTCGTTTCTGCGGGATCGTCCGAACGGGGCGATGCCGTATTCCGACGAGACGCCGGCTGATATTGTGAAGCAGCGGTTCGGCATGAGCAAGTCGGCATTCAAGCGTGCGGTCGGGCGGCTGATGAGAGCCGGGCTCGTCAAGCAGCAAGGAAGCTGGACGGAGCTGTCGGAGAAGGGCGCCACGATTGGCGCGGATGAGCTGCAGCAGATCCTCCAGACCGAGAAGCCGGCTCCGCCGCGGCCGAAGAAGCGCTGA
- a CDS encoding class I SAM-dependent DNA methyltransferase, with product MESYGRFAAVYDRLMEDMPYDAWVEFAEQAWRRYMPSKPERIVDLGCGTGNITLPLAVRGYALTGIDLSETMLAVAEQKAASAPAKSGSIRWLCQDMREWNGGEPADAVVSFCDCLNYITEEADVKRVFAATFRQLRAGGVFLFDVHHRRQFESYADTQPFAYDDDDLAYIWFCDYDEERREIEHQLTFFIRQEAGALFERIDEAHVQRAYETEAMASWLREAGFARVEMYADFGWSPPDGQSARIFYAALKE from the coding sequence ATGGAATCTTATGGCCGCTTTGCCGCGGTCTATGACCGCTTGATGGAAGATATGCCTTATGACGCCTGGGTGGAATTCGCCGAGCAGGCATGGAGACGCTATATGCCGTCGAAGCCGGAGCGGATCGTCGACCTGGGCTGCGGAACGGGCAATATTACGCTTCCGCTCGCCGTCAGAGGATATGCGCTGACCGGCATCGACCTGTCAGAGACGATGCTGGCCGTCGCCGAGCAGAAGGCCGCCTCCGCGCCCGCGAAGTCGGGCAGCATCCGTTGGCTGTGCCAGGATATGCGGGAATGGAATGGCGGCGAGCCGGCTGACGCAGTCGTGTCGTTCTGCGATTGCCTGAATTACATTACCGAAGAGGCGGATGTGAAGCGGGTGTTCGCCGCCACGTTCCGGCAGCTGCGCGCCGGCGGCGTCTTCTTGTTCGATGTGCATCATAGGCGCCAGTTCGAGTCGTACGCAGACACGCAGCCTTTTGCGTATGACGACGACGACCTGGCATACATTTGGTTCTGCGATTATGATGAGGAGAGACGGGAGATCGAGCATCAGCTGACTTTTTTCATCCGGCAAGAGGCAGGAGCCCTGTTCGAACGGATCGACGAAGCCCATGTTCAGCGCGCCTATGAGACGGAAGCGATGGCGTCCTGGCTGCGCGAGGCCGGATTTGCCCGAGTGGAGATGTACGCTGACTTCGGATGGTCTCCGCCGGACGGCCAGTCCGCGCGCATTTTCTATGCGGCATTGAAGGAATAG
- the leuS gene encoding leucine--tRNA ligase → MSQEVNQPHGYQPQILEKKWQQYWEERKTFATEENSSKPKFYALDMFPYPSGAGLHVGHPEGYTATDIISRFKRMKGYNVLHPMGWDAFGLPAEQHALDTGEHPRDITVKNINNFRRQIKSLGFSYDWDREISTTDPDYYKWTQWIFIQLYKRGLAYEAEIPVNWCPALGTVLANEEVIDGKSERGGHPVIRKPMRQWVLKITEYAERLLEDLDELDWPESLKDMQRNWIGRSEGAEVRFAIDGREDYITVFTTRPDTLFGATYCVLAPEHELVGRITTSGQQAAVQAYQEQAARKSDLERTDLAKDKTGVFTGAYAINPVNGAKLPIWIADYVLAGYGTGAIMAVPGHDQRDWEFAKQFELPIVEVVSGGDVAKEAFSGDGPHVNSDFLNGLGTAQAIARMNEWLTAEGVGQPKVTYRLRDWLFSRQRYWGEPIPILHLEDGTMKPVPESELPLMLPDVDHIQPSGTGESPLANVTEWVNTVDPETGMRARRETNTMPQWAGSCWYYLRFIDPKNGDALCSKEKQAEWLPVDLYIGGVEHAVLHLLYARFWHKVLYDIGVVETKEPFQKLVNQGMILGTNGEKMSKSRGNVINPDDIVNEFGADTLRMYEMFMGPLEITKPWNEKGVEGMFRFLNRIWRLFITEDGQLNSKITDGTGEDSFIRTWHKTVKKVTEDMEAMRFNTAISQLMIFINDAYKAETLPRQAMENFVQLLSPLAPHIAEELWQRLGHSGSITYVSWPSYDEALTVDAEVEIVIQVNGKIADRIRIAADADEAAMQEKAMSLPNVQDAISGKTVRKVIAVKGRLVNIVVG, encoded by the coding sequence ATGAGTCAAGAAGTCAATCAGCCGCATGGCTATCAACCGCAAATTTTGGAGAAAAAGTGGCAGCAGTACTGGGAGGAGCGCAAGACATTCGCTACGGAGGAGAACTCCAGCAAGCCGAAGTTCTACGCGCTCGACATGTTCCCGTATCCTTCAGGTGCAGGGCTGCACGTCGGCCACCCGGAAGGATATACAGCGACCGACATCATTTCCCGATTCAAGCGCATGAAGGGGTACAATGTGCTTCATCCGATGGGTTGGGATGCGTTCGGCCTTCCGGCCGAGCAGCACGCGCTCGACACGGGCGAGCATCCGCGCGACATTACGGTGAAGAATATCAACAATTTCCGCCGCCAGATTAAGTCGCTCGGCTTCTCTTATGATTGGGACAGGGAGATCAGTACGACCGATCCCGACTATTACAAATGGACTCAGTGGATCTTCATCCAGCTCTACAAGCGCGGACTCGCGTATGAAGCGGAGATTCCGGTGAACTGGTGCCCGGCGCTCGGAACCGTGCTGGCCAACGAGGAAGTGATCGACGGCAAGTCGGAACGCGGCGGCCATCCGGTCATCCGCAAGCCGATGCGGCAATGGGTGCTGAAGATTACCGAGTATGCGGAGCGGCTGCTCGAAGATCTGGATGAGCTGGATTGGCCGGAGAGCCTGAAGGATATGCAGCGCAATTGGATCGGACGCTCCGAAGGGGCAGAGGTCCGCTTCGCGATCGACGGACGTGAGGACTACATCACCGTGTTCACGACGCGGCCGGACACGCTGTTCGGTGCGACATACTGCGTATTGGCGCCGGAGCATGAGCTGGTTGGCCGGATCACGACTTCCGGGCAGCAAGCGGCGGTTCAAGCTTACCAGGAGCAGGCTGCGCGCAAGAGCGACCTGGAGCGGACCGATCTCGCGAAGGATAAGACAGGAGTGTTCACCGGCGCGTATGCGATCAACCCGGTGAACGGAGCGAAGCTTCCGATCTGGATTGCCGACTATGTGCTGGCCGGTTATGGAACCGGGGCCATCATGGCCGTTCCGGGCCATGACCAGCGGGACTGGGAATTCGCGAAGCAATTCGAGCTGCCGATCGTGGAAGTCGTCTCCGGAGGAGATGTGGCGAAGGAAGCGTTCAGCGGCGACGGGCCGCACGTGAACTCGGACTTCCTGAACGGGCTAGGGACTGCCCAGGCGATTGCCCGCATGAATGAGTGGCTGACTGCGGAAGGCGTCGGCCAGCCTAAGGTTACGTACCGTCTGCGCGATTGGCTGTTCAGCCGCCAGCGGTATTGGGGAGAGCCGATTCCGATTCTTCATCTGGAAGACGGCACGATGAAGCCGGTTCCGGAGTCGGAGCTGCCGCTGATGCTGCCGGATGTCGATCACATTCAGCCTTCGGGTACCGGAGAATCGCCGCTCGCGAACGTCACGGAGTGGGTGAATACAGTTGATCCGGAGACCGGGATGCGTGCGCGCCGCGAGACGAACACGATGCCGCAGTGGGCCGGAAGCTGCTGGTACTATCTGCGCTTCATCGATCCGAAGAACGGAGACGCACTGTGCTCCAAGGAGAAGCAGGCGGAATGGCTGCCGGTCGATCTGTATATCGGCGGGGTTGAACATGCGGTCCTTCACTTGCTGTATGCCCGCTTCTGGCATAAGGTGCTCTACGATATCGGCGTCGTCGAGACGAAGGAGCCGTTCCAGAAGCTGGTCAACCAAGGGATGATTCTTGGCACGAACGGCGAGAAAATGTCCAAATCCCGCGGCAATGTCATCAATCCGGATGACATCGTGAACGAATTCGGTGCGGATACGCTGCGGATGTATGAAATGTTCATGGGGCCGCTCGAGATTACGAAGCCATGGAACGAGAAGGGCGTCGAAGGCATGTTCCGCTTCTTGAACCGGATCTGGCGCCTGTTCATTACGGAGGACGGCCAGCTGAACAGCAAGATTACGGACGGGACTGGAGAAGACAGCTTCATCCGCACCTGGCACAAGACCGTGAAGAAAGTGACCGAGGATATGGAGGCGATGCGCTTCAATACGGCCATCAGCCAGTTGATGATCTTCATTAATGACGCGTACAAGGCCGAGACGCTGCCGCGCCAGGCGATGGAGAACTTCGTGCAGCTGCTGTCGCCGCTCGCTCCTCATATCGCCGAGGAATTGTGGCAGCGCTTGGGGCATAGCGGATCCATCACGTATGTATCGTGGCCATCGTATGACGAAGCATTGACGGTTGACGCCGAAGTAGAGATCGTCATTCAAGTGAACGGCAAGATAGCGGATCGGATTCGAATTGCTGCCGATGCGGACGAAGCGGCCATGCAGGAAAAAGCGATGTCTCTGCCGAACGTTCAGGACGCCATTTCTGGCAAGACCGTCCGTAAAGTCATCGCTGTCAAAGGCCGGCTCGTCAATATTGTTGTCGGTTAG
- the comER gene encoding late competence protein ComER: protein MQTEEGTSVKVGFIGTGSMGTTLIDALIQSGAVSPEQVIASNRTRDKVQFLASQHPGLQVSPSNAETVRLSDIVFLCVKPLEFKTVLEEIQHAAHPDLILVSITSPVLLEHLERKLPCKVAKIIPSITSYVRSGASLCMYGSRIQREDRELLERLMSSISQPLRIDEKYTRISSDLSSCGPAFIAFFLQRWIDAAAEATGIGRDEASRLASEMLLGTGKLLTEGGFTPEQLQQRVAVPGGITAEALRLMNEELADMFHQLIQVTHAKYEEDLEKVQSQFAG, encoded by the coding sequence GTGCAAACAGAGGAGGGAACATCCGTGAAGGTCGGATTTATCGGTACGGGAAGTATGGGGACAACGCTGATCGATGCATTGATTCAATCCGGCGCTGTGTCACCGGAGCAGGTCATCGCGAGCAACCGTACGAGGGATAAAGTACAGTTCCTGGCTTCTCAACACCCCGGGCTTCAAGTCTCGCCAAGCAATGCGGAGACGGTCCGGCTGAGCGACATTGTCTTTCTGTGTGTCAAGCCGCTGGAATTCAAGACGGTCCTGGAGGAGATTCAGCATGCGGCGCACCCGGATCTCATCCTGGTGTCGATTACGAGCCCGGTGCTGCTGGAGCACCTGGAGCGGAAGCTGCCCTGCAAGGTGGCGAAAATTATCCCGAGCATCACGAGCTACGTCCGAAGCGGCGCTTCGCTCTGTATGTACGGCAGCCGGATTCAGAGGGAGGATCGGGAGCTCCTGGAGAGGCTGATGTCGTCAATCAGCCAACCGCTGCGCATTGATGAGAAATACACCCGCATCTCTTCCGACTTGTCCAGCTGCGGTCCGGCGTTCATCGCCTTCTTCCTGCAGCGGTGGATTGATGCCGCCGCGGAAGCGACCGGAATCGGCCGGGACGAAGCGTCGCGCCTCGCCAGCGAGATGCTGCTGGGCACCGGCAAGCTCCTGACGGAAGGAGGCTTTACTCCGGAACAGCTGCAGCAGCGCGTAGCTGTCCCCGGCGGGATCACCGCCGAGGCGCTTCGGCTAATGAATGAAGAGCTGGCAGATATGTTCCACCAGCTCATTCAGGTTACCCACGCGAAATATGAAGAGGATCTGGAAAAGGTTCAGTCCCAGTTCGCCGGGTAG
- a CDS encoding ComEA family DNA-binding protein has product MKKSRHVLSLRAWIGLTGMAIAGLAIFMGLWLKPQWEEAAGGWTPLNDAIAGRLAAGEEGRDMGERSGSPNPASASTFPATKSGREAGPDLASSAGQSVNHASGDPNQLLTMQPDKKRPEPGSGEQGSDAPASAEASAAGPSAGAKAKDAASGRININEADAEALMKLPGIGPSKSQAIVTYRESHGPFQRLEDLKKVKGIGPAIFAKLRDQASIK; this is encoded by the coding sequence ATGAAGAAGAGCCGTCATGTGTTATCCTTGCGCGCTTGGATTGGTTTGACGGGCATGGCCATTGCCGGGCTTGCCATCTTCATGGGCTTATGGCTGAAGCCGCAATGGGAGGAAGCCGCGGGCGGATGGACGCCGCTCAATGACGCGATTGCCGGCCGGCTCGCGGCTGGAGAAGAGGGCCGGGACATGGGGGAACGAAGCGGAAGCCCGAATCCGGCGTCCGCTTCGACCTTCCCGGCCACGAAGTCCGGGAGAGAGGCAGGTCCCGATCTGGCCTCGAGTGCAGGTCAGAGTGTCAATCATGCCTCAGGAGACCCAAATCAGCTGCTAACGATGCAGCCGGATAAGAAGCGGCCAGAGCCCGGTTCGGGCGAACAAGGGAGCGATGCTCCCGCCTCGGCTGAAGCTTCTGCCGCGGGGCCATCGGCGGGCGCGAAGGCAAAGGACGCCGCCAGCGGGCGCATCAATATTAATGAGGCGGATGCAGAAGCTCTAATGAAGCTTCCGGGCATCGGGCCGAGCAAATCGCAAGCCATCGTGACATATCGGGAGAGTCACGGCCCGTTCCAGCGGCTGGAGGATCTGAAGAAGGTCAAAGGGATTGGCCCTGCCATCTTCGCCAAGCTACGCGATCAGGCCTCGATTAAGTAG